taaacacgacATGCACGATCTGtgcgtagatgtatgaatgtggaGGTGTGAGAAGTATGCAACCGTGTATGGAAGTCCGTAATCTCTCcatacccctctgggttatggAGGTGACTTGTGTTGTTTCATACACAAtggacttttttatttttatgaaagtaATGTTCTGTTCTTATTTCTGAAGTATATTCTgggttaaattaattttgaatatacgaTAGCCGCGTTGCTAGATAACTACTCAAGCTTCTGTGATTATGTCCCCCATTACGCCGCCAACTTGCCAGTACTACAGCCGTCTCAAAGGGTTGACAAATAGCTCTACGCAAACCAATCTTACTTTCAATACACAATATCTATTATCATGATTACTGTTACGAGctcagataaatatttttaaattaattttatatcttaactTGTTTAATTTCTCAGGTCTGGCTGGATTAGCGTCGGCAGTTGGGTATGGCGTCTATTCGTTCAGAAACCGCGGCAAGATGAGCACCAGCGTTTATCTAATGCAGTTCCGTGTCATCTCGCAAGGCATCGCCGTCGGCGCCATTACCGTGGGCATGGCTTACACGCTTTACAACAACCACTTCAATAAGCCTAGACCAAATGCCATCACTGGGAACGTAGCCAGTATAGCAACACCTAATGAGCATTAATACTAAAGTTAGGTTTTAAGTTGTGATTActgtgtaatttatttattacttaaggtATTTAACGATACACGTAAATAAGTGTTACCTATGTAAATATGATGTAAATTCGACATTCGATATatatacgaaataaaaaacaagtatTACAATTCAATGTTATTATTGTAGTACAATAATAgggaataaaacatgtaactTTTGAACTCTATGTATAGAAgagttaaatgaaataaaaattatagattattttCCAACAGACAGTAACagcaacattatttaaattgtaagcaTGTCTACATTTAAGTCACTCCTCATCCTAAGTGCTTGTTCATATCTAACCTCGAAGGAGCAATCATGAGTAAAGACCTATTTACACAATGCCAGTTTCTTGCCTGTtgcaaacaattaaattgaagCAATAAATGCGTTGTATAGTCTAAACGACAGTTTCTtacaattatgaaaattaaattaaatgtgcaatttattacattcaattATTGTTCTGATACATACAAGAAAGTGGTATTGTCTAAATAGGTCTTAAATCGCGAGCTCCACTTCTAGTTAGATGTATTCACTCTCTTATTCAATGTCATATGTTTGAAATTTCACGACCACGCCCACGAGTTACAACATATGAACAAGCACTTAATCTCTTGAACAATTCTGAAGAGTATTTAaatagaagaattaaaaaaaaataaagatcatCTTCTCTAGTTACTGTAAATGaggaaaatttcttttttttatctatcacaaattttttaaaatataacaattccgtataataaatgtcaaacaataatttattaaatatgttaatatcacatttaaaacagtttttttttattcagttaaatattttcttcaaacttaatactgttttttataagacacaagactattttaaataataattaaaaagttagatTAAAAATTCGAATGAAATCTAGTGATGCATTTGAAATCTACGTATTGGAAGTAATGACCCAAACAATACATGTTGGATAGCGGGAAATTTGGACAGAACTTCTttcttatacattttaatgagaccttgatttatttttgaccaTGAACCGACAGCACTGATGCTCCACAACTGGTTAGAATGCTCCGCAAACGGACCCGTTTTCACTTCTTTAATATACTTAATGCATGACAAGAACATGTATTCATCTGAaaatttttcaacaatttCATCTTCTAAGAACTTTGCCGGTGGATATATCCTTGGATGATCGACAAGCTGTGAACTACCCCAGATGAAAGGCACAAACTGGTAGTCATCAAGGCTCCACACACCATGGCTTCCTGCTGGCTCCATTCTATATGTCTTCTGCAGTTTCCTCGCTATATTGagatatttattgaataacatGAACACAGTTGCAACATTATCTTCTGGAACTAGGCAACCTATTTTGTAAAGACAGCAtagaaacattataaatgacaTTTCGTGTCCAGTTCCATAGTCTATGCGAGTGGCATTACCAAAGCTCTCCTCGAGGTATGCTTTAATTTCTGGTATGGTCAGATGAAGGTTTTGATCTAGAGCTTCTTGAAGATATATTGTTGTGTTGCTCTTTACTTGTGTGAGCCATTCTCTAAATGCAGTATTGCCAAATCTTTGGGGTTGTTCAACAGGGGGACAGTTGTCTATCaacttatcaattttattcaacatgtccatcatttttattaaattaggtgACACTTTACAATCAACAGAGAGTGGTTTGCCTTTAATTGCTTCGTTTAGTGTAGCTATAAAGCCTGTGTACTCCATATACGCTTCAGACTTCTCCCATATTGCCATATCAGTGATTGTTTTGACAGCTTTTTCTGGCTCCAAAAATCTATGATTAGGTGAGAATGGAACTGAATTCTCCTTCTTAGTTCCATCTCCAATAGGATTTTCAATGTTCATctgaaaaaaaacagaattaaatatataaataacaggAACACAACTATATTATATGActgataaatgaaattatcaaTTGTCatgtgtttatttacatttaaaataaaaatctactcTGATATATTGTTTAGAAACCTTAACCACAGTCATATGAAAAGGCTGTATTCTGTTCGTATTCTTATTAGTAAAACCAATCTTACGACTATTTCGATAAGTACAACTAGTGAAGGTCACAAGTGTCAAACGCAGGTTAACGCAATGCTTGTTTTCATTCGTAAATAAGTTAGTAGTATAGTTTGTGttcaatgtattaaataaggCACATTACAATGGAGAGAATATTGCGAGGTATTATGAGATACCGAGTGCTTGATAGAGCGAGCATGGTAAAACAATTTCAAGAAGTACGCGACAATCCAGTGGTAAGTAAATCACTAACCTTGTTTTTGGTGAACTGTATGTACTTTATATTTGCattgatgttttattaactttgatCAATGTAGTATCTAAAACAGTCCAGAATTTTGCCTATAGGATAATAATGCCTCCAAAAGATTAAACCTTATTACGtattagattaatataatccaacattcatatttttcatttattgggTGACAATgacagataaatattttaaaataaaagctcaACTCACAGACTCTGACACTTCATGTCTTACAGCCACCGTACATATTACAGACGAGATAAAAAACGCTCGTGATATGATACCTTTTTCTATAGttgtatgttttaattcattaaaattatacttaattattttatcttaattttagcCTAAAGCGATTTTTTATACATGCATGGATAGCAGAATGATTCCCACACGATTCACGGAAACAAGCGTCGGAGATATGTTTGTAGGTTTGTTACTGTTGATTATataattagaataaattacaaaaaattgaattatttattgctaTATATCTTTCCTTTGAAATAAGCTTTTTtcgaaatgttttgtttaaaaccgTGATTTAGGtggtttatataaatatacccttagaataaagaacaagaaatttttttataactgtgccgaatatgtaaaaataaatacaaggcTAGCCAATATTTCGTCATAgcatagaatttattttgatttgtttcTTACAGTGCGAAATGCTGGGAATCTTATCCCGCATTCTGAACATTTTGTAGATGAAATGACAAGTTGTGAACCAGCAGGATTAGAGCTAAGCTGCATAGTAAATGATATAAGGCATGTTATAGTTTGCGGTCATAGTGACTGCAAAGCAAtgaatcttttatataaacttaaaagtaAAGAAGAATCTAACATTGTTAGTAAgacgttttaatataaataattaacaactcaGACAATTTTTCGatgtaattgttattatacataattacattGCTGTGGGCGtcttatcataaaaataattgattttttaaagtgCTTTATTTACGGCGCTCAATgcctattttaaatgtttattactttaagCTTTCTGGACCAAGCCCAGATCAACCCGCAGTTATAGCGCCTTTGACGATGATTAATACTGGAATCTAAACGAGAAAAACTTAATGCGCtctttaaatttcatcaagatccgttgagccgttccggaaataccttcaaataaacatccatctatacattcgcatttataatattagtaagataatactAGAAGTGTTTTGCATGAAATTTTGGTgtctataaaacatttttataacatcatattaacttttgttattaaatcacAGGAACAGAGAAGAATATCTCCACTCAAGTCATGGCTATGTACACACGGCAAGACTAGCCTCAATAAATTTCTACAAATGGATGGTGACTTTGCGAAGCCTATGTTATTCACAGCTGAAACACCACAAAGAAAATTCGTTGCCTATATTGAtccagaaaataaattttgcattGAAGATAAACTGTCACAGGTTAGCCATGATGTCGCAATTAACATTTTGGTAAAAGGAGTTccgttaaagtaaaaaaatgatgCAGGTTTCATTTACCAATgctatttgtttgttttaaggtcaATACTCTGCAACAGTTACAAAATGTTGCTTCATACGGCATGTTAAAGAAGAGATTAGAGAAGCATGATTTACATATCCATGCACTTTGGTTTGATATATACACTGgagatattttttacttcagcaGACGAgctaaaagatttattataatagatgAATCGACATATGAATGTATTTTGGCTGAAATCCGACGATATTATTCTTAGTGATTCGCAAATCCACGTTGTCACTTAGGTCTATAGttaaacttaatataatacCTATATGAATTTAGTGTTCCTTAAACATATGTGCATTATGAAATATGtgtacaagaaaaaaatatttaaaaactaaaatgggaccaaaatttttaattgcttaAAATATGGTGTGAGTAATTGctattatgaatgaaaatttgcTTTTTACTTAAAAGTAATGGTGTATGtcttatttaacttataataaagcaaagtaataaaaacgtATATGTACGAATTAACGttgtagaatattttttataaaatgtgaattatatattttataaaattttgtaaacatattAAGATGGTGCCTATCAGttgcaaatataatcaatgttattttctcttattttttgtaaatcaacttaattttacttttttactactgactaagatttttttagatttcatttttaatgagggtaatattaaagaaaactgttggaataaaaaataaatgttgatgTAGAGcaagtttaattaagtttttcaagataataaacgattttatttaaactgttatatcaagttttaaaataatgcagtgtaaataaatatttttgagtttATAGTATCAATGACAACAATTTCTTTGCCTAAATCAAAGGAAACTAACGATGTCATCTGTCAGTGTCACAGTGACAATGACTTACTAACATGGGAAAAATTTTTCAAGGTTAGGAAGGTAAGGAGTgatgcaatgtaacaaaattttaaattattatataatttattaattggtCGCCCAATACGATAAATCTCAGAAATACAaaggtaaatattattatttcaaaaattaaagtattattttttaaaatatagtttcattaatttgacaatgtcataatttttttaaggattttATTCATCAGAAATGGCTAATTCGCAGCCTATATTTGATTACCGCGATGAATCTCACGCTGACAAGTTAGCCAGAAAATCTAAAGATTCACCATTTATGATAATTGGtaagatattgttttattatattaatgcaAATATACTTCATTCAGCCTCTATTAAACACGTTCCTCTTTAGAAAAGTATGTTTAGTTGTACGCGCATTAAAATTGTTGGTAATCAACTTCAAAAATTTTTCTCTGTTTTCTTAAGTCTATAATTTACATAGATGAGTTTCAAAAGAATTATGTTTGTCTTTTCAAATACCTTGGCGGCCTAAGATCATTGGCGCATTACTCAGTGCCCTCCCCCCGCATCCCACTACACCTAACATTGTGTCCTCCGAAGCAATTCATGTTACGAGGCACCAATATATCTGAAAACTGCTGTTCTGTTCTACTGTGCAGTTAGGAATACTAATTAGTTGTAACACATTGAAATGATTGTTATTTTCCAGGTATCATTGGCCTTATTGGTGTTTGTGGATTTGGGGCATACAAATTCAAGACAAGAGGTCAAATGAGCACAAGTGTGTTCTTAATGCAACTTAGAGTAGCCGCTCAAGGCACAGTTGTGTCTGCATTGACATTGGGCTTAGCATACACATTAGCCAagaaacatttgtttaaagaTGACAAAGCAGAATaatgatattttgtattaatctagtaaaattacttaaaccAGTCTAAAGCTAAACTTTGCTACCTCAAAATTTCACAATGTTTAGAACTGATAGAAATCTCAAATtatctcattttatttttgtaatgtcttttttttaaataatgcacCTAGTTATGTAGATgctgatttaattaatttgtagtaTTATTTAGGAGCAAAGCTCAGCTTCTGTGATCATTAGAATATTTCTTTTGTGTTAGAGGTCTGGTTTAAATTTTGTGATAtgtgtaacatatttaattttaagaattaatttatttattaaatgattcaagctttaatttcgtttaaatattgcttaacctcatttcattttttcacaaattagATACCACAGGAAGAGCCAGATATGAGCACCTCAACATCAATAATAGCTTAACAGTAGTTACAGCTTACTGTGTGTGGGTTtgtaagaccaaaatctctgtttaaaatgtattgtcatttctgttttgtcaaagaacagggatgacaatatattttatacacagattttggtgtcagaaatcttaggttaaataaataagcatCTCACACCTTCAGCTCACATGGAGTTTCAATTGTCCTAACCTAACTAAAAAAACATCTCCTTTTGAAGGATAATGaggataaaattgttttagcaGAGGAAGCTCGCAGCCAGTCTCTTGCAATctcatatttgtaattatttacgaTTCCCCTTTTATAAAAAGCTAGCAAcagttaaatattgaaaatgtgCATTAGTACCATTGGTAGAGAAATCTCAACTAATATCTTCCCCAATCACATTTTATACTGACagagtaataaaacattaacataaataaataattataatttattaataacatacatataaatcttggaagaaaacaatattaacatatttaagctacaataattagttaatttcaaaaagtaatcttgtataaaatacaacGTCAACTAATCACTTTTACTACAATCAGATTGTCCTTTAGTAACTTTTAGAATGTAATTTGGAATGGTCAAGTCATCTTTGTCAGAAGTGGAATGATTTCGAATGGAATTTGATGTAACCTTTACAGACGACAAGTCATCGGCGTTACTGAACAAGCCGTTCGAAGTGTTCGAACTGGAAGTGGATTTATACGTCATTGATCTAAAAATTTGTACAGGTGTCGATGTCCGTGCTCTGTTGCTGGTGCAATTACCTACACTGTTGCCAGATTGGTCGTGTTCTACTATTTTCTTCATTTCTTCAGGCATCTTAGTCTCATATAAAGAAATGAATTCTTGATCGGTTAAATCTTTAGAAGATGGatttgtaaaaagtattttcttgGCAAGTTGATTGGTAAGAAATTCTTTGACAGTCATAGAATTTGACAAAGACGTTTGCTGTTCAAGATTTTTGGATGGATCATCTTTCGAGCTTCGTCTTGTCGTTGTATTGACATGTTGTAGCGCTAAAATGTAATCAGCATTTGATTGAGGGATACTACCAATTTTACTCCGAGTTTGAGGTCCACTCGAGCTGGAAGTATTTGATGACGAGGAGAGGGCAAGACGCTCCTTAGTTTTCTTGAGCGTAGACGAAGCCCAGCCCATACCTAATTTTTGGAATGCATTTTCCAAATCTGGATTTGAAGAGATGCTCAATGTATCAGAAGtttctacaatatttttgcCTTGGTGTAAAATAGTTGTTCTTTTCTTGTCTTTGTTTGAATTTGACAAAGCTAATAGAGACATTGATGATTCTGATGTGGTACTCGTGTTAACATTAGACGCCGTGTCAAATTTAAAAggttcattaattatttttctcttcaATAATTCTGCTATAACATCCGGTAAACTATTTTCAGAATGTAAAGAACTCAAGTCATCGTTCGTTAAAACGCTTTTTAAATGATCGTCCAAAATGGATGCGTCGccgttttcaatattttttttcttagtgaATTCTTTAATACTGATAAACGGTTTTagcataatttcattaaattgctGCATGTCCATCATAGGTAACTTTGAGTTGTCAGAAGAATCACCATTTAAATCTGTGGTCTTGGGAAGTTTTCTTAATGCACTCATTGTGGCTTTTAATGAATCTGTTTCGAGGCATTCCATTCTCGAAGTAGATGGTGAAATGTTTAAAGTGCTCTTACGGGCTTGCTCTGTATTAGTATTATCTACTTTTTTGACTGAAGCATTAGAAATAACATCAGCATTAATATCGTTGCGTGATtgactttttacttttaaactcATAGGCGAATCTACTTCCAGCACCGTCGATAATTCATGGGGAATTACATGATCTTGatcatttttgaaataaattctcGATAATGCTGGCGGCGGCTTTGACTTCGGTCTTTGTtgattttctatatttaaactttctttGCTAGATGCAAGTGTGATCATAGAGTCAGCTTCAGATAGAGGATTCGAAAAGTTTATTAGTTTTGGAATATCAGAAAGTAACGGGGTAAATGTATtattgtctattttattttccttctcTTCTATTGGAGCAGAGGGCTTGTGAACTTCAGGAACAATAACGGCCGGAGATAAAGTTTTttctatagatttttttctgttcCTTTCTGCCTCTGAGTCCGAGGTAGAGTCAGATGATGTTAGTTGACTGTAAAATAACGACTTGTTTCGTCTTACTTCTTCGAGCACCTTGGCAAGATTTGATAAACGTTTTGTACACTTTTCTGTGAGATCAGCAATCTTTTCCATATTCTGAAGCTTACCTTCAGCAACTTTCACAAGATTTTCTTCGGAAACAAATACATTAGTTTGTGTCGATGTGTTAGAAGGCGGGATGTGTAATTTATCTTGatgattgtttttaattgtattttctgAATGTGAGGAAGGAGGAAAGTTATCAGATCTACATCGAAGCGGCACCGAACCATTTGAAACTATATTATCATACGTAGGTTTCTGGTCTTTTGCGCCTGTTACTATTTTCTTTGGctgtgtagattttttttcatctgtTTTATTACAGCTATTAGATATTAAACAATCTGGCTGATCACTGGTATCAGTTTTATAAGACGAGGATGTTGTTGTCGACTTGGATGCTTGAATCTcatgtaaataatttctagGCTCATTTGTTGTAGAAAccttttttgaaatatttaatgattttactttatgtagttgttttcgtttatttaattttgtatgcagttttgaatgtttgtttgcttGATCATTTGCACGTTTCGCGAGTTCTGCATCATTTGTATCATCTTTAAGTTTTAgatcattaataattttctccttcagaatatttttaatttgttccaatgatatttttttctcggCTAATGATTTGCCTTTTAGATTAAGATTGTCATTTATAATGGAACTGCTCGGTGTAGGTACGGAACTGCATTCTtcgtttattatttcaatagccTTCATGCCCTCTTTGTTAAGTTCTAGTAACTTATTTACATATTCTTTAACTAAGGGATTTAATggagttttaatttttcttttcgaTACATTAGTTTTGGAATATTTAACATGCTTATTCGGTACGTCGCGTACTGACATGGATTTACGATGATTACAACTTTTAGTTCCTTTTGCTTcctttttatgtttgtgaCAGGTTTTTATCTTGCTACACGCACAGCAGATTCTTGAATAAACACTATCTGtagttgttttgtaatttttacaacaagcaTCACTTAATTCACCAGCACTACTTATATTATTCGACGTGAATATATCTTCGACCTGATAATTCAGTTTCTTGCTATTTGGTACAGGCTCACTTTggtgttttgatttttttcttctctgACCATGATGTTTGCATTTACaagtttgaaaatttttataggACATAGAATTATGCGACTCCTTTATTGAATCATAAGTTTCATCATACGAGGCGTCGTAATCTCGTTTAGAAAACTTAGGCATGATAATGTCTGGTGGACTCATATAAGCAGTAGATGTGGAACTCATGTGCATGAAAATTGGTTTGTGAATTGGAGAACTCGTTGTCTGTGTGTAGGTCGAAGTAGCATGTTTAGTGACAGTGCATGTTGTTGGATTATTAGCATATACACTGTTCTCTCTGCGCTCATCTTGACTGCCCACTGATTTTGATTTCTGAGGGCTAGTTTTTGCAGAAACTGGGTCCGTTGGTTTGTGGGATGTTACATTAGTCAATGGACTAGTTTTCTCTTCTGTATGTGTTTCAGTAACTTCACGAGTagcattttcattaatatcgACTTCTGGCGCAGGACTTTGCGCAGGCACATTTATATTCttggtatttttatttgtatcttCATCCTGATTTTTAAGTTTCTCTTCCTGAGCGCCATCTTTtgcgttttcttttttcctgAGTTGTATAACTACTTCGTAAGCTTCATCTTTGAGGTAGCCTGTTGTTCCAACATAAAACTTTCCATTCTCTTGGCAGACGTCGTCGATAACCTTTAGACAACCATTATTAGGTGCAACATTTTCGCCAATTTTGAGAGACGTAGTGGAAGTAGCAGCTGAGGGATAGTGAATCGTCTGTCCTTCTGCATGATTTGTATTCATTGCACATTGGCATTTAAAAACAGATCTGAAAAggacaataaaataagatgTTTTCATGTcttctcttattttttttttattttgcatactTAAAAGGCAAATTattcattacaaattaaaaataaaaacagatataCCTTTCATTGGTACCAGTGTCGGTCGGGACATTCCGAGAATGGAcatctaaaacaaaatattaaaaaaaaagtttaaaactaaaaatataatatttggtaCGAATCCAAAGATCTAATTTGACGATAGCAAGAACTagcttttttattagttatttaaaaaaaacttaagcatACTAAATAAAGACtgattcataaaatattttattaaaatgtatacctTGACAATGCAATTTGACACATGAACACTGACGTACACCATCTC
This sequence is a window from Papilio machaon chromosome 3, ilPapMach1.1, whole genome shotgun sequence. Protein-coding genes within it:
- the LOC106712298 gene encoding beta carbonic anhydrase 1 isoform X2, with protein sequence MERILRGIMRYRVLDRASMVKQFQEVRDNPVPKAIFYTCMDSRMIPTRFTETSVGDMFVVRNAGNLIPHSEHFVDEMTSCEPAGLELSCIVNDIRNREEYLHSSHGYVHTARLASINFYKWMVTLRSLCYSQLKHHKENSLPILIQKINFALKINCHRSILCNSYKMLLHTAC
- the LOC106712298 gene encoding beta carbonic anhydrase 1 isoform X4, producing MERILRGIMRYRVLDRASMVKQFQEVRDNPVPKAIFYTCMDSRMIPTRFTETSVGDMFCEMLGILSRILNIL
- the LOC106712339 gene encoding HIG1 domain family member 1A, mitochondrial; the protein is MAQQKPIYDYHEETHAERLSRKSKESPFMVFGLAGLASAVGYGVYSFRNRGKMSTSVYLMQFRVISQGIAVGAITVGMAYTLYNNHFNKPRPNAITGNVASIATPNEH
- the LOC106712297 gene encoding serine/threonine-protein phosphatase 2A activator; amino-acid sequence: MNIENPIGDGTKKENSVPFSPNHRFLEPEKAVKTITDMAIWEKSEAYMEYTGFIATLNEAIKGKPLSVDCKVSPNLIKMMDMLNKIDKLIDNCPPVEQPQRFGNTAFREWLTQVKSNTTIYLQEALDQNLHLTIPEIKAYLEESFGNATRIDYGTGHEMSFIMFLCCLYKIGCLVPEDNVATVFMLFNKYLNIARKLQKTYRMEPAGSHGVWSLDDYQFVPFIWGSSQLVDHPRIYPPAKFLEDEIVEKFSDEYMFLSCIKYIKEVKTGPFAEHSNQLWSISAVGSWSKINQGLIKMYKKEVLSKFPAIQHVLFGSLLPIRRFQMHH
- the LOC106712298 gene encoding beta carbonic anhydrase 1 isoform X1; translation: MERILRGIMRYRVLDRASMVKQFQEVRDNPVPKAIFYTCMDSRMIPTRFTETSVGDMFVVRNAGNLIPHSEHFVDEMTSCEPAGLELSCIVNDIRHVIVCGHSDCKAMNLLYKLKSKEESNIEQRRISPLKSWLCTHGKTSLNKFLQMDGDFAKPMLFTAETPQRKFVAYIDPENKFCIEDKLSQVNTLQQLQNVASYGMLKKRLEKHDLHIHALWFDIYTGDIFYFSRRAKRFIIIDESTYECILAEIRRYYS
- the LOC106712374 gene encoding HIG1 domain family member 1C, which codes for MANSQPIFDYRDESHADKLARKSKDSPFMIIGIIGLIGVCGFGAYKFKTRGQMSTSVFLMQLRVAAQGTVVSALTLGLAYTLAKKHLFKDDKAE
- the LOC106712298 gene encoding beta carbonic anhydrase 1 isoform X3; the protein is MERILRGIMRYRVLDRASMVKQFQEVRDNPVPKAIFYTCMDSRMIPTRFTETSVGDMFVGTEKNISTQVMAMYTRQD